Proteins co-encoded in one Brassica rapa cultivar Chiifu-401-42 chromosome A02, CAAS_Brap_v3.01, whole genome shotgun sequence genomic window:
- the LOC103868176 gene encoding rRNA-processing protein FYV7, translating to MKNFHQRDEHDTDTRKSETKRNKNMKRLGGGGLSLQTFANLKSKNSHYNPAVIKKQKEFYKNAKHVSKFRKSLKQQNSHEKDEMKMQSFHEEDETGESSSKVANKGKSHKRIGVEEVYKQTREEMEKARREREEAFQAKKQAKEEAESRRKAAKGKMMRKTRHGQPVMKYRIEHLLESIKKSAENDGKNHMTSSC from the exons ATGAAGAACTTTCATCAAAGAGATGAACATGACACTGATACGAGGAAGAGCGAGACGAAGAGGAACAAGAACATGAAGAGGTTGGGAGGCGGTGGTCTTTCACTCCAAACTTTTGCTAACTTGAAGTCGAAGAACAGTCACTACAACCCTGCTGTCATCA AAAAGCAAAAAGAATTCTACAAGAATGCCAAGCATGTGAGCAAGTTTAGGAAGTCGCTGAAGCAGCAGAACTCTCATGAAAAGGATGAGATGAAGATGCAGAGCTTTCATGAAGAGGATGAGACTGGAGAGAGTAGTAGTAAGGTGGCTAATAAGGGTAAATCTCACAAGAGAATCGGTGTAGAGGAGGTGTACAAGCAGACACGAGAAGAGATGGAAAAAGCGAGGAGGGAGAGGGAGGAGGCATTTCAGGCCAAGAAACAAGCCAAAGAAGAGGCCGAGTCCCGGAGGAAAGCAGCAAAAGGGAAAATGATGAGGAAGACTCGACATGGTCAGCCTGTAATGAAATACAGAATAGAGCATCTTCTTGAATCTATCAAGAAGTCTGCTGAAAACGATGGAAAGAACCACATGACCAGCTCATGTTGA
- the LOC103868273 gene encoding U1 small nuclear ribonucleoprotein C-like has protein sequence MPRYYCDYCDTYLTHDSPSVRKQHNAGYKHKANVRIYYHQFEEQQTQSLIDQRIKEHLGQVGGVFNQQHMLARPRLPMMPPPGTMPMGMRPPLLPRPMMPAQGYMPPPGVPQMMAPPGAPLPPPPQNGMLRPPGMAPIPGQGGGPPPNYNGLPLPPPPPPYPTNPAAASTIQTRVLSLLKAMSRV, from the exons ATGCCGAG GTATTACTGTGATTATTGCGATACTTATCTCACGCACGATTCC cCATCGGTGAGGAAGCAGCACAATGCTGGTTACAAACACAAG GCGAATGTGAGAATATACTATCACCAATTTGAGGAACAACAAACCCAAAGTCTGATTGATCAGAGGATTAAAGAGCATCTTGGCCAAGTTGGTGGTGTGTTTAATCAGCAGCATATGCTCGCTAGACCTCGCCTTCCTATGATGCCACCACCTGGAACTATGCCTATGGGGATGCGACCTCCTCTCCTGCCTAGACCCATGATGCCTGCTCAAG GTTACATGCCTCCTCCGGGAGTACCACAGATGATGGCACCGCCTGGTGCTCCTCTACCTCCACCTCCACAGAACGGTATGCTGAGGCCACCAGGAATGGCTCCAATACCAGGTCAAGGTGGTGGACCACCACCCAATTATAATGGACTTCCTCTTCCTCCGCCTCCTCCTCCGTATCCTACAAATCCAGCTGCTGCTTCAACAATCCAAACCCGGGTGCTGAGTCTCCTGAAAGCCATGAGTAGAGTTTAG